The window AAGGAGGCAGGATAAAATAAAAGCGTATTACCATTGTTACCGGCAGCAGCTATAACCAGACTATTTTTATTAAAAGTAGCGTAGTCAATAATATTTTGTCCGAAGGAACTTCCTCCGCCGCCACCCCATGAACAATTTATGATTTGACAACCCATGTCGGCAGCGTAGACGATACCTTCATAAGCTTTGGTGAGTGCACCGGAAGCATCGGCAATCTTGACAGGAAGATAACGAAAATAAAAACCGGGAGAAGAAACTCCTGTAGCGTTATCGGTTACTGCTGCAGCACAACCGGAAACATGTGAACCATGTCCACTGGCATTCACCTGTGGGTTGTTATCATTTTCACCGAGATCCCATCCATTGAAATTATCGGTATACCCATCGCTATCATCATCAATTCCATTAATAGGATCCGCATAATTGTATTTGAGGTTCGGCTCGAGATCAGGATGATCCATATCGGTACCCGTATCCGTTATACCAATCACGGTATTGGAATCTCCTTTATGAATATCCCAGGCATTATATGCATCTATTTTAGTGAGATGGTATTGCAATCCATTCTGTGGATCATTTGGATTGAACTGCGTGCGCGGAACGAATTTTGGGTCGGCATACATGAATAATCCTGTTTTCAGGAATGCATTAATCGTCTTTACCAAATCCAAATTCGCTGAAAAATGCATCTCATAGATTAATGAGAGATCAACCAATGGCTGACCTAATTCATTCGTAGAAGTTAATGGTGCCTGGTGACGGGGAAACATTTTAAAGAGTTGTGATTGTCCCAACTGCGCCATCATTTTATTGAAGGATACAGACTGAATTGCATTCTCAGTACATAAAGACCTGAACTCCGGTTTCACTCTGAAAATAATGGTGCGTGACATATAATCTGAAGAAGTGATTCCTTCAGGTAACTTATATGCTGTATTTCCTGAAGTACCGGCCGACAGGATAAAGGGAATTGTTAACAGCATGATCACTGTCAACGCTAAATGTTTTTTCATTGGATTTGTTAGGGATTGTGTGGTTACGAATTTAAGACCTACGTATCAATATTAACAAGAATAATTGAAATTTTGTTTAAAATCCTTGATTTCGTCTAATGGAAACTTAGAATTGCCACCTAATCTGTGCTTTTATTTCATCTTTTCCTTCTATTTCTTCACCGGATGCTGTTGGATTTGGAAAGACAGATGTACTGTATCTAAGCCAGATATCCAGTCCCTTCATCAGCCTGTATCGGGTGATCAGGTAATACCTATAGCCCGTTCCAGAGTAAGCGGGTAAACTGAATGCCCCCGCCATATCCTGTTCATAGGTGTATATCCTTGAATCATAGCTTTCTGTACTAAAAACCGACCATCTCAGAGAAAAACTATATGCCTTTCCCATCGGTTTATACCGTATCTCCTGATAAAACATAACCCCCTCTTGCCTGCTTTCCAATTGACGAATCCCCACCCATTCACATCTCGCCTGAAATTCCCAGTTTTTTCCATTCATCCACTGCACATTCACCCTAACATTATTTTTAATTACCGGCAATGGAACTTTTTTGAATAACACTGATTCGTCCGACGGTTTCTCTTCCTGTTTATATCGGACATAAATCTCTGTACTTCTGTTTGGGGCATAGGTAAACTGTCCGAGCCATTCCTTTCCGTTTATGGGTGATGAACTTGTAAAACGAAGCCAGGGGAAACTAAAATAATCGAGATATCCCTGCATTTTAACACGCGTTGAAATCTGCCAAAGAATTCCCGTCAGGAACCCATTTTCGTTTTGCACTTTGCTCCCTTCACGAAGAGCATCACAACCGATACACTGATACGCTCTGTCATAATTGCGGTAATGAAGACTGATGGTCCAGCGTTGATCAGGCATAAAAAGGAGTCCGGCAATTAATGCAGGATCGCCTTGTGCATCAGTTGCGACCTCTGAATAAACAGTGGCATTCGGTAAAACATATCTCCCCGACCATCCTGTATTAAAAAATTTTCTTCCTACAGGATCATAACGTTCATACGGATCATCACCGGGCCAGAGGGGGAAACTGAAATGCTGAAATTGAAAAGTAAATTCATTCCGAAATCGATCATTTTGCCATTGGAGATGCCCTCCTGCGATAAATTGGTCCAGAACAGCTTTGTCACTCATCTCATCAGAAGTTCGATGCAAGCCGCTCTCCTGTATCGTACTGACATAAAAATTGCTAAAGACCGAGTCGGCAGGAAACAATGAAGCATCACGCTTCTGATAAGACGTCCATCCATCAAATTTCCAGTTCTGTTTCAAGAGCGTAAACGCCAATCCCCTGTTGAATCCTGATTCTCCGGAAGAGGAATACGGTCTTATACCCGCTCCTCGTCGAAAGAACTGCTGTACCTCACTACTCTTCCCCAGCGACAGTCCTTTCCAGGCGACGAGACCCTGACCGAATTGCACCTGATAATCTCCCACTACAATCGTCTCCACCAGCCTTTCGGGTTTGACATAGACATGCCATGAAAAATAATCCATACGTCCGCCGTTATTGCGCGAAAGCAAATTCTCCCCGGCATCTTTCTCCATCACGATTCCTGCACTAAAATAGCGACCGGCCTGCATGCGATAACGAAAGTTAAAATGATTAGGATCTCCTCTATAAAATGGAAATATCCCATCATTCGAGAACCCTTCTTTGTCCTGCAAAACTCTTCTTGCCCTGAACAAGACTTCATGTCGGGCTGCAGCTAACAATTCATTTAATTTAAATTTTTCATCCACTATTGCCTGACCACATTTCACAAAGGGCCTGATTTTTCGCAACTGCTCCGTGTCAAACTGATCCGTCACCTGCAGTTCTTCCACTGTCAAAAAGCGACCAAAAACTTCGCGATGCCTTATAATCGCTGTAGCCTGTACATTGGTGATAAGAGGAGACGATATGATTTCGGTGATATCGGCGGCATTCAGGTCCAGGGTCCACTCCTGCTCCGGATCGGGCACTTCCTGATTACCGCTATTGTCGGCGGCCTCCTGTTGGGCTTCGATGATTTCTTCAGAAACCGGTGAGGTGACCGATTGAGATTTCACCAGATGGGGGAAAACGAAAATAAGTATAATAAATAGATTTCTCATATCCACTAACGTTATAAAATCACGGACGACCCATTGAAAAACCTGCTGCCGGACTAAATCCAAGCACCGGCCGATGCGCTGCAGCAATCATCAATTTAAAGCTTTTCATTTCCATCGTACAACCAAAAGAAAGTG of the Bacteroidota bacterium genome contains:
- a CDS encoding S8 family serine peptidase, whose product is MKKHLALTVIMLLTIPFILSAGTSGNTAYKLPEGITSSDYMSRTIIFRVKPEFRSLCTENAIQSVSFNKMMAQLGQSQLFKMFPRHQAPLTSTNELGQPLVDLSLIYEMHFSANLDLVKTINAFLKTGLFMYADPKFVPRTQFNPNDPQNGLQYHLTKIDAYNAWDIHKGDSNTVIGITDTGTDMDHPDLEPNLKYNYADPINGIDDDSDGYTDNFNGWDLGENDNNPQVNASGHGSHVSGCAAAVTDNATGVSSPGFYFRYLPVKIADASGALTKAYEGIVYAADMGCQIINCSWGGGGGSSFGQNIIDYATFNKNSLVIAAAGNNGNTLLFYPASFDNVLNIASTSSGDGKSGFSNYGTSVDVCAPGSAILAAQYDDSYAPQSGTSMASPVAAGCAAIIKSYFPAFNALQVGENSE
- a CDS encoding helix-hairpin-helix domain-containing protein, with the translated sequence MRNLFIILIFVFPHLVKSQSVTSPVSEEIIEAQQEAADNSGNQEVPDPEQEWTLDLNAADITEIISSPLITNVQATAIIRHREVFGRFLTVEELQVTDQFDTEQLRKIRPFVKCGQAIVDEKFKLNELLAAARHEVLFRARRVLQDKEGFSNDGIFPFYRGDPNHFNFRYRMQAGRYFSAGIVMEKDAGENLLSRNNGGRMDYFSWHVYVKPERLVETIVVGDYQVQFGQGLVAWKGLSLGKSSEVQQFFRRGAGIRPYSSSGESGFNRGLAFTLLKQNWKFDGWTSYQKRDASLFPADSVFSNFYVSTIQESGLHRTSDEMSDKAVLDQFIAGGHLQWQNDRFRNEFTFQFQHFSFPLWPGDDPYERYDPVGRKFFNTGWSGRYVLPNATVYSEVATDAQGDPALIAGLLFMPDQRWTISLHYRNYDRAYQCIGCDALREGSKVQNENGFLTGILWQISTRVKMQGYLDYFSFPWLRFTSSSPINGKEWLGQFTYAPNRSTEIYVRYKQEEKPSDESVLFKKVPLPVIKNNVRVNVQWMNGKNWEFQARCEWVGIRQLESRQEGVMFYQEIRYKPMGKAYSFSLRWSVFSTESYDSRIYTYEQDMAGAFSLPAYSGTGYRYYLITRYRLMKGLDIWLRYSTSVFPNPTASGEEIEGKDEIKAQIRWQF